TCGAAGAGAATCATCTGAGTGAATTGAGAAACCAGATTGGTGTCCTTGAGATACTAACTCATAAGATTTCAGAACTTGATCATCAGTTTTCTGAGCTGATTTTACAATTTGAATCAACTCTGGCTCAACAGAAATCTGAGATACACAAACAGCATTACAttggatttgaaaatccaacacagAAGTGCAAATATCCTCTCGTAACTTAGAAACATGAATCGAGGATAAATTAATATCAACAACCTTAGgactcaaagcatcggcaatgACATTCACTTTTCCCGGATGATACTggatctcacaatcataatctttcaaaagatccatccaacgtctctgtctcatattcagatctGACTGAGAGAACaaatacttcaagcttttgtgatcagaataaattacaAATTGCTCCCaaaacaaataatgtctccaaatcttgagagcaaaaacaatagcagccaactccaagtcatgaACAGGATACTTAGACTCATGCGGTTTCAACTGACGATAACCAAATGCCACAACTCTGCCATGCTGCATCAgtgaataaacaagaatatcatcgatgaatacaatcacaaaacgatcgagatatttacgaaatactcgattcatcaagtccataaacacatcaggagcattggtcaaaccaaaaggcataaccaaaaattcaaagtgtCCGTATCTCGTGCGAAAAGCTGTTTTCGGCACATCTTCTTGTCTAACTCGCACTTGATGGTACCCAGAAcggagatcaatcttagagtacaCCTAagtaccttgcaactgatcaaataagtcatcaatcctAGGGAGTGTatatttattcttgacagtaaacttattcagttgccgataatcaatacacatccgcatcgttccatctttcttcttgacaaatagaatcggtgcaccccacggtgaagAACTCGGACGAATATAACCTTTACTCAATAAATCTTGTAATTGCTCTTTCAGTTCTTTTAGCTCAACATGAGCTAAACGATATGGTGCTCGAGATATGGGTTCCATTCCTGGCATTAATTCGGTACTGAACTCAACTTCTCGTTCTGGTGGAAAACTAGGAATCTCTTCTGGAAACACATCAGGAAACTCACGGACTACAGGAATATCATAAATCCGTCGCTCATCTTGCGATAGATCAACAGCATAAACCAGAAAACCTTCATGACCAGAATCTAACAATCGGTTCTTCTCAATGGCAGAAACTACAGGAATTTTGGCTAGAGAACCACAGGCCATAGAAATTCCATTTAGGAGCAAAGCTAGGCCTGAAACGAAATATTCCTTGATAACAGTCAACAGTGGCACGATTTGCAGTCAAAACATCCATACCAacgatacaatcaaagtcatgcATATAGGTAGGACTATGAGATTCAGATATAGAACATTTTCTTCATGAAACAAAACTGCATTGAACAGCACATTATCAGTAATAATCATTTTGCCCATCGGAGTAGCAACAGATAGATTGGAATTCATACTAGTGGTGAGAAGATCATGCGAAATGACTAATGCATGAGAAACAAAGGAATGAGATGCTCCGGTATCAAATAACACTCGTGCTATAAAACCACATAGAGTACATTTACCAGAAATGACAGTACCTGGAGCTGCCTGAGCCTCATCCTCAGTCAAGGCAAATACATGAACAGATGACTGATTCTGTGGACCACCTTGCCCTCTGCTCTGATGCGAAGGGCGACTAGGCTGATGGGAAGACTGGGACGTAGCTGGAATTCTATTACTTTGAGCTCCACTACCTTCCTGGGCTGATTTCCCCGTTTTACTAGGACAAACTCTAGAAAAATGACCCGGCCGACCACAATTATTACAAACCCCTTGAACTCCAACACACTTATTACTGAAATGCTTGCCTCCACAGTGATCACAGTAAGGTCCACTATAGCGATATCCACCACGGCTCCCTGAACTCCCTGAACTCGAAGAACTAGAACCAGGCTTCTTAAATTATTTTCCACGTGGACGAAGAGATGCACAACCAGATGAACTGAATTTTTGCCTCCCCGACTGATGATGTTGGGTAGGCACTCGATTGCCACTCCTCTTAAGACTAGCTTCATCCCTTTTTACTATTTCCACCGCTTCAAAATAATTCAGTGGCTTACCGGTAGAAACAAAAAGGTGCAGATGATTGTTCAATCCTTCAATGAAACTTTCAACGACAGCAACCTGACTCGCAGCAACATGAGAAGCATATCTCAGCATAGCATAAAAAGTATCCGCTTAATCCGCAACTGACATATCGCGCTGTTTTAAGTTATGAAACTCTGAAGCCTTAGAATTGTAGAATGATGGAGGACAATAACTTTCCTTAAATTTCAGcttgaatatttcccacgataGAACAATCCTCTGAGCATCTAAAGTCATCAATGTAGTAGACCACCGCATTTTAGCACGATCTTTCAACTAATGCACAGCTAATCTCAATCGACACTCTGGAggatactcaatcaaatcaaacaattcCTCTATCTCAGAAATCCACAGTTCTGCTTTCTCAGCTCCCTCCGAACCACTGAATCGAGGTGGATGGATAGAATGGAAACACGCAACTAATTCATCCATCCTAAGCTGCTCTAGCTGATCAGCAACTTGCTCAACAAAAGTATCATCAACAACACGGACACGAGGTctaccacgtccacgacctcgagcTAGAGAAATCTCATCAACAGGAATTTCTCCACCTCCTTCCATTCTATACGATAAAACACCAAAACAATTAGAATGGAAGTAACCAAATCATATAATCACATAAGCATGTTGTCAAGTAGCATACACAGGCGCAAAAATCATTTTAGTGCCAAGACTCGAGTGTCCTAGACTCTAGTTCGAGCGTATCTCAGTTTACGCTCTGATACTAAGATGCGAGgcccatttactctaatgacaattaatgatcaaacaataatggtttgactTAAAGCTGCAGcggaaaaaggtttaaaataatttaaaacggacctcagggcctagaaaaatttcggcatgacctccccgtaaataggacatcccgaaaaactcaagcaacaatttatatcaaaatatactccactaaagtcattaaaacaaaactgaaattaaacAACCTATTGTAAGGCCCTGGCCCTGTCCTCAGACCCTGCAATCACAGTTCCTGGACTCAGACCAGCTTGCACTTACTCATCGGACTTCTCCACGCCAGGAAAGTGGAgtttgtgccttcccaggattcgACCCCTCAACCTCCTGGCATATAGGTATATTGGCTACAATCCTGGTAGCCACTTGAGCCAAGCTGTTCTGGGTCCAGGAACTGTGATTGCAGGGTCTGAGGACAGGGCCAGGGCCTTacacctatagccgcactggtcAGGACTAAatagaaattaaaacttaccaaatactcaccagatcaTAAACATCACAGAGTCGACTCAGAACATCACAAAACAACCAAATACTACTACAGATACACGGGACATCTTCTCGgcaaataaactacaatacaagactgaaacaaacctaagacatacatatagactaactgggagactccactgaacagaaccaagcaatccaacctcaatcccgagctccactggcggaacctcagcctgatgctgcaaaacgactcgggagatctaccatggtgcccaatagcaaccacagtagccccccagtaaacaactgaggttaggattctggtattaAACagtccaacaataacaacaataacataaatcatgcataatcatataatgaaatgtgatatgcaatgcatgaaaggctcaacgaatgACCGGtataacaggagccaacaaacggtacgataacaactggaataaagctcgagcaacaacacaggggagctacatcgtcatgcagctaaaccgccctgccaagtatgcgaggtatgccaagctgtgctaGAATAAtacccctgactcggcctccatacagctgatacgatataacaggatggcacaacataacaaactagatgacacaaccccagcgctcacctcaaaatgctgcactaaccacgggattgttcaatcacatctacggtctcatgtgtataggcctattAGTCACGCAATGATCCCTAGATAAACAACATtgccagataacaacggatatcaacaatggcttacaagaacgatagggctcaacatgaatATCATAACTGTATACccgatgctaaatgccaataatatgtcataataataaacatagatCACAACGAAGACATTTAACAATTTACAACAGTCAACAAATCATAAATACGATCCATGtaacacagaatgacaattaaacataatttatgttttaccgagctgtaacatacctataccacGAAAATGAACTTCAAGAATGATCAACTGAACTTTCTTAgcctaaattaataaaataagccGAAAAATTCCACAACTCATCATTATTTACATTCCAACCATTATCAACTCGATAATCCTTAGATTAATTCCAATGATAACAACCATACTATAacatctttaaatataacacaacaATTCGATATAATTAATAGGCTCGCCAAAATATACCTCGAAGATTTCCAATGATCGAacctacaacaattatccaataAATATGTCAATAAAACGCTATTCGAACGatgaaaacaaattaaatcgAAATGGGTAAAAATCCAAATTTCGGCAGCCTACTATCACGCTTAGAAGCTAAAATTTCGGACTAGGAACTTACAAGGTCCAAGTTTACTCTAGTCGCTAGCGGTCTCGAGGCGATAACCCACCGGAAACTCGtcggagttactgttcacgaGCTGAAAAATTCAGAAAGCGAGCTGGAGTTAAAGGGAAATCACAAGGCTTAGAACCCACTCCAACACACAACAAAATTCCAAGGAATTAAACTTAAATCTCACCTAAATCGAACCAATAGCAGCAGCTACGAACATGCCTCGATTTTGGTTGAAACGAGCATCAAAAGTGGCGATTCATGGTTCAAAACGAAGCTACTGAAGTAGGGAAGAAAACCCCTCAAACCGTTTGAGATTTCGACGTCGGACGGTAAAGTTATGGCCTCTCAAATTTGAAGGTGCTGAAAGTGACGAAAATGGAGGTGGGTTACATGAATGGGTTTGGGAAATTGGCTTCTTCCTCTTCTCTCTCAAGGATaagttgtgtgtatgtatatgtatatttagttactaaaaaaaatagtaACACATGCCCAATTTTTGCATTTATTTGCTCTTGTGTGCTATTTCaatctctatatgtatttttatatcgttttaactccgatattctaaaatacatatttttaacacacttcttgaatttatttggcataaataattattttaatttacaactcaataattattctaattatgccaaaattaccggataattaattTCAGGACCTtacactagctatagcttttgataaagcggtaagcactcggtcctacaaaataattgtaatttatttatcttttatttttgtgatattcatcataGGAATAAAATAGACttatcatttgattcatatctTATTTCATTCTACCATATCAAGTGAGTGCATCCAAAAATCTATATTTATTCTTACATACATGAAGGGTTTCTAATTTTTTATTGACCAGAACATGAAGATATAAATATAGACCGCCAAATACATTTTTATGGTAATATCACAAGAGTAGCATCATACTCGATCTGTCTCGCGAAAATTTCTTATTTCTTGTTTGATTAATTACTTTCACGAAAattaatatcagtcatatcttttattaaaaaaatttgcttttatattttatatatttacttatttgCGATTTTGGTCATCTATGTTATCAAAATTCATTTTCATATGTTAGCTtcgtttttttattaaataatagtcTATGTAAAATAGTTTATActcaaaaatgattttattacaaTTTAACCTGGTCAACTTTTGTAGTTATCTCAATACAAATGAAAGGTCGATCTTCGAAAAAATTACAAACTTTTTGGGAGTTCATAAGCTAGAAAAGATGTTTgctaaaaaatataaaagacaTTATAAGATGTTTAAATATGTTGTTTAATAGCTTATATGTGGTTTAAAAAAAGTTGGATCACTCGAAGTTATTTTTTCGAAAAGATTATTTAGTATTTTctaaaacatataataatataacATCCAAAAATTCAATGAAGGAGATCTCAATTTatgtccaaaaatatttttccataTCAGATACAAAGACATTCTTATTCAGGACTTGACTAGAATTACATATATGATATCATCCTTAAACTTTCACAAAAGAGCTTAGTTCCCTGAAATGCTTCCAAGGCATGTCCCAGACCACAGCCTCGTAGTTTCCCGGCGCATTGCCGGCAGTCTTATCATTCGCGATGACGACCAATCTGTAATTCGTACCTTCGACTACTTGGGTTTCACCCTTCACCGTCTTTACAAACTCCAACTGCACGTTAGCCTTCTTGTTGTGCTCTGACACCGCGAATCTAGCGATTTCCAACACCTCTGGCACGTTAACGTTCGGAATCGGCCGCCAGTTGCCAACGATGGTACTAGGGAAATGGCCAAGGCTTGGTAATGAAATGAAGCCACCAATATCAAGAGGATCGCATAGAGAAGAGggcaagatttgagttgcatatttTCTTTTGCTGTGAAGAATGCTTTGTGTTAGTTTCTTTCTTCTTTGTGTGGAAATACGCAGTGATGCTCTGTAATTTATATAGCACTGCAACTACTTTGCAATTGTGTCATTTGACATATTTGCCCTCAGCTTTTTGGTTGGTTGACTTACTTTCTACTCCAGATGTATgtaatatatatactttaagaTTACAATAATAGTGTCAGTATATATACACTTTTTGGGAACTATTTTTTATACAAGTGAGTCAATA
Above is a window of Primulina tabacum isolate GXHZ01 unplaced genomic scaffold, ASM2559414v2 Contig588, whole genome shotgun sequence DNA encoding:
- the LOC142534558 gene encoding uncharacterized protein LOC142534558 yields the protein MIYVIVVIVGLFNTRILTSVVYWGATVVAIGHHGRSPESFCSIRLRFRQWSSGLRLDCLVLFSGVSQLVYIMEGGGEIPVDEISLARGRGRGRPRVRVVDDTFVEQVADQLEQLRMDELVACFHSIHPPRFSGSEGAEKAELWISEIEELFDLIEYPPECRLRLAVH